The following are from one region of the Arcobacter defluvii genome:
- a CDS encoding DMT family transporter, whose product MKYYVLLVLTVLFWSGNFIFGRLVSSSIEPMQLSFFRWFFVLLLLSPFLIINYKNILKVFKKEYLVLLILGSLGISGFNTFLYYGLQTTTATNALLINSSIPIFIIILSAIIFKTSITKIQFSGVILSTLGVIYLILKGEIDHIFELEFTHGDLWIIAACVDWALYTVLLKYKPKELNSIEFFSITTLIGTIILFIVFLYQGYSFEFSFLEKNEVLYSLAYIVIFPSILSFYFWNRAILEVGANKAGQFTHLMPIFGAILAYFFLGEVMQTYHIVGIILIFLGIYLSIFLKKREK is encoded by the coding sequence ATGAAATATTATGTATTATTAGTCTTAACAGTCCTTTTTTGGTCTGGTAATTTTATTTTTGGTCGTTTGGTTTCAAGTAGTATTGAACCAATGCAATTATCATTTTTTAGATGGTTTTTTGTACTTTTATTATTGTCTCCATTTCTTATTATAAATTATAAAAATATTTTAAAAGTATTTAAAAAAGAGTATTTGGTTCTTTTGATTTTAGGAAGTTTAGGAATTTCTGGTTTTAACACTTTTTTGTATTATGGTTTGCAAACTACAACAGCAACAAATGCTTTATTGATAAATTCAAGTATTCCAATATTTATTATCATCTTATCAGCTATTATCTTTAAAACTTCAATTACAAAAATACAATTTTCAGGAGTAATTCTTTCAACTTTAGGAGTTATTTATCTTATATTAAAAGGTGAAATAGATCATATATTTGAACTTGAGTTTACACATGGAGATTTATGGATAATAGCGGCTTGTGTTGATTGGGCTTTATATACAGTGTTATTAAAATATAAACCAAAAGAGTTAAACTCTATAGAGTTCTTTAGTATTACTACGCTAATTGGAACAATAATTTTATTTATAGTTTTTTTATATCAAGGTTATAGTTTTGAATTTAGTTTTTTAGAAAAAAATGAAGTTTTGTACTCTTTAGCATATATTGTAATTTTTCCATCAATTTTATCTTTTTATTTTTGGAATAGGGCGATTCTTGAAGTTGGAGCAAACAAAGCAGGGCAATTTACACATTTGATGCCAATTTTTGGAGCAATTCTGGCTTATTTCTTTCTTGGTGAAGTAATGCAAACTTACCATATTGTTGGAATAATTTTAATATTCTTAGGAATATATTTATCGATATTTCTAAAAAAAAGAGAAAAATAA
- a CDS encoding AEC family transporter, with product MNLFFILLGKISPLYLNIAIGYVLSRYLKVKRDLIAFLLIYILGPVVIFFATLSIEINLQLLFLPLFVFFFGSSIAFYILKRYKKDWNDASINTLAFTCGTGNTGYFGIPLAMILLSPESANIFIFATLASLLYENTTGFYVTAKGTFTARQSIMKVIKLPLLYAFIAGVSLNIVGVRTPDFLIPYFENLKWAYGILGMMMLGMGMKGFNLKEDLDKKYLKVAYFYKFIFWPGVILAIIIIDRNFIGFLNEEIYKVLFLFSVVPLAGNTVTLAVLLKARPEKASFTVLLSTLISVLYIPIALIIYGGF from the coding sequence ATGAATTTATTTTTTATTTTATTAGGAAAAATTTCTCCATTATATTTGAATATTGCAATTGGATATGTTCTATCACGTTATTTAAAAGTGAAAAGAGATTTGATAGCCTTTCTTCTTATATATATTTTGGGTCCAGTTGTAATATTTTTTGCAACTTTATCTATTGAAATTAATCTTCAATTACTTTTTTTACCTTTGTTTGTTTTTTTCTTTGGTTCGTCAATTGCATTTTATATACTAAAAAGATATAAAAAAGATTGGAATGATGCAAGTATTAATACTTTAGCATTTACTTGTGGAACAGGGAATACGGGCTATTTTGGTATTCCTCTTGCTATGATATTGTTAAGTCCTGAATCAGCAAATATTTTTATTTTTGCAACTTTAGCATCTTTACTTTATGAAAATACAACAGGATTTTATGTAACGGCAAAAGGAACTTTTACTGCACGACAATCAATTATGAAAGTAATTAAACTTCCATTGCTCTATGCATTTATAGCTGGAGTTTCTTTGAATATTGTAGGAGTCAGAACACCTGATTTTTTAATACCTTATTTTGAAAATTTAAAATGGGCTTATGGAATCCTTGGAATGATGATGTTAGGAATGGGAATGAAAGGTTTTAATCTAAAAGAAGATTTAGATAAAAAATATTTAAAAGTTGCCTATTTTTACAAGTTTATTTTTTGGCCAGGAGTAATTTTAGCAATAATAATTATAGATAGAAATTTTATAGGCTTTTTAAATGAAGAGATTTATAAAGTATTGTTTTTATTTTCGGTAGTTCCACTTGCTGGAAATACAGTAACTCTAGCTGTACTTTTAAAAGCTAGACCAGAAAAAGCATCTTTTACAGTATTATTAAGCACTTTAATTTCAGTTTTGTATATACCAATTGCTTTGATAATTTATGGAGGATTTTAA
- a CDS encoding NirD/YgiW/YdeI family stress tolerance protein, with the protein MSNTYKYFSRLSCYNFRNNPQRFLVFLTKRLNAEKYLFSDGISEIRVEIDRDKFPMTTINEKTKIKITGEVEKEFLQSPEIDVDFVEIIR; encoded by the coding sequence ATATCTAATACCTACAAATATTTTTCTAGGCTTAGTTGCTATAATTTTAGGAATAACCCTCAGAGGTTTTTAGTATTTCTTACTAAACGATTAAATGCAGAAAAATATCTATTTTCAGATGGAATATCAGAAATTAGAGTTGAAATAGATAGAGATAAGTTTCCAATGACAACTATCAATGAGAAAACAAAAATAAAAATTACAGGAGAAGTTGAAAAAGAGTTTCTTCAATCTCCTGAAATTGATGTAGATTTTGTAGAGATAATTAGATAA
- a CDS encoding SIMPL domain-containing protein, with translation MEKIDTKSSFILGFFIFLGLSILGYLISTSVIKYKELERTVVVKGLSEKEVNADIVLWPIKFSVINNNLDELYKNIENDTQEILSFLESNGIAREEITINSPAIIDKMANEYSNQEVQVRYVANRTINIYSTNIEKIRDINGKLFELSKKGILFKIDDYDSKIEYIYTKLNDIKPMMIEEATNNARSVALKFAKDSNSKLGKIKKASQGQFVITSRDKNTEYIKNIRIVSTIEYYLSD, from the coding sequence ATGGAAAAAATTGATACAAAATCATCTTTTATTTTAGGTTTTTTTATTTTTTTAGGATTAAGTATATTAGGTTATTTGATCTCAACAAGTGTTATAAAATATAAAGAACTTGAACGTACAGTTGTTGTTAAAGGTTTGTCTGAAAAAGAAGTAAATGCTGATATTGTTTTGTGGCCTATAAAATTTAGTGTTATAAATAATAATTTAGATGAGTTATATAAAAATATTGAGAATGATACACAAGAAATACTCTCTTTTCTTGAAAGTAATGGAATAGCTAGAGAAGAAATAACAATTAACTCTCCAGCAATAATCGATAAAATGGCAAATGAATATTCAAATCAAGAAGTTCAAGTTAGATATGTAGCAAATAGAACTATAAATATTTATTCGACAAATATAGAAAAAATTAGAGATATAAATGGAAAATTATTTGAATTATCAAAAAAAGGAATTTTGTTTAAGATAGATGATTATGATTCAAAAATTGAGTATATATATACAAAGTTAAATGATATTAAACCAATGATGATTGAAGAAGCAACAAACAATGCAAGAAGTGTTGCACTTAAATTTGCAAAAGATTCAAATAGTAAGCTTGGCAAAATTAAAAAAGCTTCTCAAGGTCAATTTGTTATTACAAGTAGGGATAAAAATACTGAATATATAAAAAATATAAGAATTGTATCTACAATAGAATATTATTTATCAGATTGA
- a CDS encoding NlpC/P60 family protein, with amino-acid sequence MIKKIFVIIPILIFFTACSNKNQNIESNNSQSEKTTLTYIEYKKLYEEKNKKIKNKPILEYETVITPKEYKTLMLNENSENVKSSSEIPKRKQAFNDFYNEWKNVRYKLGGESKKGIDCSAFTQRIYKDKFGIKLPRTTLTQVNMGVEVKKAELIPGDLVFFKTSKTDKHVGVYVGNGNFMHASIKGIQFTSLDKPFYKKNYWTSRRIID; translated from the coding sequence GTGATAAAAAAGATTTTTGTAATAATACCTATTCTAATATTTTTCACCGCATGTAGTAATAAAAATCAGAATATTGAATCAAATAACTCTCAATCAGAAAAAACAACTTTAACATATATAGAATATAAAAAACTTTATGAAGAAAAAAATAAAAAAATAAAAAATAAACCTATTTTAGAATATGAAACGGTAATAACGCCAAAAGAATATAAAACTCTAATGTTAAATGAAAATAGTGAAAATGTTAAATCATCATCTGAAATACCAAAAAGAAAACAAGCTTTTAATGACTTTTATAATGAGTGGAAAAATGTTAGATATAAACTTGGTGGAGAATCTAAAAAAGGTATAGATTGTTCGGCATTTACGCAAAGAATTTATAAAGACAAATTTGGTATAAAATTACCAAGAACAACTCTTACACAAGTTAATATGGGTGTTGAAGTAAAAAAAGCTGAATTAATCCCAGGAGATTTGGTTTTTTTCAAAACGAGTAAAACAGATAAACATGTAGGAGTTTATGTAGGAAATGGAAATTTTATGCACGCTTCTATTAAGGGTATCCAATTCACAAGTTTAGATAAACCTTTTTATAAAAAAAATTATTGGACTTCAAGAAGAATTATAGATTAA
- a CDS encoding MFS transporter, with translation MRINLLIIVYCIIVVLSIMYATQPLQPLLAKEFDISVIKASQFTAVIMLFLAISPIIYGYILEKVCAKKMLVRASSILLITNIFLGLANSYETFLFLRVCEALVVPAILTSLMSILANIDKKNIKFNMSIYVAATVFGGLVGRVFSGFIATNFSYQYVFYSLSVATLFSIFLINKLDYEGDATMVKPKIKDIVYILNDRRFVIVYFIMFCMFFVFAGVLNVLPFRVKEISESFSEFQISLLYLGYGMGIVVSLGSKKIVNFFRGEVNTMLVAISFFLFITIFLTNENIIYLFLLLFLFCIGMFTVHTVSTGLANSMKSSQKSLTSGMYLTFYYLGGATGSFFPSIIYKHFGWDIMLYGFVFILFIVIFFVYKNKNLFSKV, from the coding sequence ATGAGAATTAATTTATTGATTATTGTTTATTGTATTATTGTTGTTTTATCTATTATGTATGCTACTCAGCCATTACAACCTTTACTTGCAAAAGAGTTTGATATTTCAGTTATAAAAGCTTCTCAATTTACTGCTGTAATTATGCTTTTTTTAGCAATTTCACCTATTATTTATGGATATATCTTAGAAAAAGTTTGTGCAAAAAAAATGTTAGTAAGAGCTTCAAGTATTTTATTAATTACAAATATATTTTTAGGATTAGCAAATAGTTATGAAACTTTTTTATTTTTAAGAGTTTGTGAGGCATTAGTTGTTCCTGCAATTTTAACTTCATTGATGAGTATTTTGGCAAATATTGATAAAAAAAATATTAAATTTAATATGTCTATTTATGTTGCAGCAACAGTTTTTGGTGGATTAGTTGGAAGAGTTTTTTCAGGTTTTATAGCTACAAATTTTTCTTATCAATATGTTTTTTATTCATTATCAGTTGCTACTTTATTTTCAATTTTTTTAATAAATAAATTAGATTATGAAGGTGATGCAACAATGGTAAAACCAAAAATAAAAGATATTGTATATATATTAAATGATAGAAGATTTGTAATAGTTTATTTTATTATGTTTTGTATGTTCTTTGTTTTTGCTGGAGTTTTAAATGTTTTACCATTTAGAGTAAAAGAAATTTCAGAATCTTTTTCTGAATTCCAAATTTCATTGTTATATTTAGGCTATGGTATGGGAATTGTTGTCTCTTTGGGTTCTAAAAAAATTGTAAACTTTTTTAGAGGAGAAGTAAATACAATGTTAGTAGCAATCTCTTTTTTCCTATTTATTACAATATTTTTAACAAATGAAAATATCATTTATTTGTTTTTACTGTTATTTTTATTTTGTATTGGGATGTTTACTGTTCACACTGTAAGTACTGGACTTGCCAATTCAATGAAATCTTCACAAAAATCATTAACTTCAGGTATGTATTTAACTTTTTATTATTTAGGTGGAGCAACAGGTTCATTTTTTCCTTCTATTATATATAAACATTTTGGTTGGGATATAATGCTTTATGGATTTGTTTTTATATTATTTATCGTAATATTTTTTGTATATAAAAATAAAAATTTATTTTCAAAGGTTTAA
- the alaS gene encoding alanine--tRNA ligase → MDIRKEYLEFFRSKGHEVISSMPLVPDDPTLMFTNAGMVQFKDIFTGAVPTPKNPRATSCQLCVRAGGKHNDLENVGYTARHHTLFEMLGNFSFGDYFKKDAIAYAWEFVTVNLALPKDKLWVTVHNDDNEAFEIWSKHIDPSRIMKFGDKDNFWSMGDTGACGPCSEIFYDQGEEHFNSSEDYMGGDGDRFLEIWNLVFMQYERTANGKLNSLPKPSIDTGMGLERVIAIKEGVFNNFDSSNFKPIIEKIEELANKKATSENIGSYRVIADHLRATSFMLSQGILFGNEGRPYVLRRILRRAVRHGYLIGFRKPFMAQLLDTLIKIMGGHYTELVENKNFIKEQLTLEEDRFFKTIDLGMSLFNEELANTKEIFSGEIAFKLYDTYGFPLDLTEDMLRDRNLKVDLAKFDELMNAQKAMAKAAWKGSGDASNDGDFKQLIEKYGINEFVGYTNITYKSKIVALLDEHFKEVKTLEAGTTGWVMLDKTPFYATSGGQTGDIGALEDNKHVAIIEETSKFHGLNLSKVKVENSTLAQGESVDAVVVNRYEIAKHHSATHLLQSALKMVLGESVSQAGSLNDANRLRFDFTYPKAMTTEQIEEVEDLVNSMIARGISGNIEELPIDEAKNKGAIAMFGEKYGDVVRVVSFSDVSVEFCGGTHVRNTADIGSFYIVKESGVSAGVRRIEAVCGASAIKYTKEIISKMNEIQAEIKNSDVISGIKKLKEQIKDLKKEIEVALSQTSAPINEEIIGDTKVVVAVVENGDLKKIVDDMKNATEKLAILLLQAKDDKVMIVAGSKNTNIKAGDWIKNIAPIVGGGGGGRPDFAQAGGKDVTKVEEAKIAALNYAKENL, encoded by the coding sequence ATGGATATTAGAAAAGAATATTTAGAATTTTTTAGAAGTAAAGGACATGAAGTTATCTCTTCAATGCCTTTAGTTCCAGATGATCCTACATTAATGTTTACAAATGCAGGAATGGTACAGTTTAAGGATATATTTACAGGTGCTGTTCCAACACCAAAAAATCCAAGAGCTACTTCTTGTCAATTGTGTGTAAGAGCTGGGGGAAAACATAATGATCTTGAAAATGTAGGTTACACAGCACGTCATCATACATTGTTTGAGATGTTAGGGAATTTTTCTTTTGGAGATTATTTCAAAAAAGACGCAATAGCTTATGCTTGGGAATTTGTTACAGTAAATCTTGCATTACCAAAAGATAAATTATGGGTAACTGTTCATAATGATGACAATGAAGCTTTTGAAATTTGGTCAAAACATATTGATCCATCAAGAATTATGAAATTTGGTGATAAAGACAACTTCTGGTCAATGGGAGATACAGGTGCTTGTGGACCTTGTAGTGAAATATTCTATGATCAAGGCGAAGAACACTTTAATAGTTCTGAAGATTACATGGGTGGAGATGGTGATAGATTCCTTGAAATTTGGAATTTAGTATTTATGCAATACGAAAGAACAGCTAATGGAAAACTAAATTCTCTTCCAAAACCATCAATTGATACAGGAATGGGTTTAGAAAGAGTTATTGCAATTAAAGAAGGTGTATTTAATAACTTTGATTCATCTAATTTCAAACCAATTATTGAAAAAATCGAAGAACTTGCAAATAAAAAAGCAACTTCAGAAAATATTGGTTCATATAGAGTAATCGCTGATCACTTAAGAGCAACATCATTTATGTTATCTCAAGGTATTTTATTTGGAAATGAAGGAAGACCTTACGTTTTAAGAAGAATTTTAAGACGAGCTGTTAGACATGGATATTTAATTGGATTTAGAAAACCATTTATGGCACAACTTCTTGATACTCTTATAAAAATTATGGGTGGACACTACACAGAACTTGTTGAAAATAAAAACTTCATAAAAGAACAATTAACTCTAGAAGAAGATAGATTCTTTAAAACTATTGATTTAGGTATGTCATTATTTAATGAAGAGTTAGCAAATACAAAAGAGATTTTCTCTGGAGAAATTGCATTTAAACTTTATGATACTTATGGTTTCCCTTTAGATTTAACAGAAGATATGTTAAGAGATAGAAATTTAAAAGTTGATTTAGCAAAATTTGATGAATTAATGAATGCACAAAAAGCAATGGCTAAAGCTGCTTGGAAAGGAAGTGGTGACGCTTCTAATGATGGTGATTTCAAACAATTAATTGAAAAATATGGAATAAATGAATTTGTTGGTTATACTAATATTACTTATAAATCAAAAATTGTTGCACTTTTAGATGAACATTTTAAAGAAGTAAAAACTTTAGAAGCAGGAACTACTGGTTGGGTAATGTTAGATAAAACACCATTTTATGCAACAAGTGGTGGACAAACAGGAGATATTGGAGCATTAGAAGATAATAAACATGTAGCTATTATCGAAGAGACTTCAAAATTCCATGGATTAAATCTTTCAAAAGTAAAAGTAGAAAATTCTACTTTAGCTCAAGGTGAAAGTGTTGATGCAGTTGTTGTAAATAGATATGAAATTGCAAAACATCATAGTGCTACTCACCTTTTACAAAGTGCATTAAAAATGGTTTTAGGAGAAAGTGTTTCACAAGCAGGTTCATTAAATGATGCAAACAGATTAAGATTTGACTTTACATATCCAAAAGCAATGACAACTGAGCAAATTGAAGAAGTTGAAGATTTAGTAAACTCTATGATTGCAAGAGGAATTTCTGGAAATATTGAAGAATTACCTATTGATGAAGCAAAAAACAAAGGTGCAATTGCTATGTTTGGTGAAAAATATGGTGATGTTGTAAGAGTTGTTAGTTTCTCAGATGTTTCAGTTGAATTTTGTGGAGGAACACACGTAAGAAATACAGCTGATATTGGAAGTTTTTATATTGTAAAAGAATCAGGTGTTAGTGCAGGGGTAAGAAGAATTGAAGCTGTTTGTGGAGCTTCTGCAATAAAATATACTAAAGAAATTATTTCAAAAATGAATGAAATTCAAGCAGAAATTAAAAATAGTGATGTAATTTCTGGAATTAAAAAATTAAAAGAACAAATTAAAGATTTGAAAAAAGAAATTGAAGTGGCTCTTAGCCAAACTTCTGCTCCAATAAATGAAGAAATTATTGGCGATACTAAAGTTGTAGTGGCTGTTGTAGAAAATGGTGATTTAAAGAAAATTGTTGATGATATGAAAAATGCAACTGAAAAACTTGCGATTTTACTTTTGCAAGCAAAAGATGACAAAGTTATGATTGTTGCAGGAAGTAAAAATACAAATATCAAAGCTGGTGATTGGATTAAAAATATAGCACCAATCGTAGGTGGAGGTGGAGGTGGAAGACCTGACTTCGCACAAGCTGGTGGAAAAGATGTAACAAAAGTTGAAGAAGCAAAAATTGCAGCTTTAAATTATGCAAAAGAAAATTTATAA
- the trxA gene encoding thioredoxin: protein MGKYIELTAANFEETTQEGVSMVDFWAPWCGPCRMIAPVIEELAADFEGKAKICKVNTDEEQDLAVKYGIRSIPTILFMKNGEVVDQMVGASSKQAFTDKINSLL, encoded by the coding sequence ATGGGAAAATATATTGAATTAACAGCAGCAAATTTTGAAGAAACAACACAAGAAGGTGTTTCAATGGTTGATTTTTGGGCTCCTTGGTGTGGACCTTGTAGAATGATTGCTCCTGTTATTGAAGAGTTAGCAGCAGATTTTGAAGGTAAAGCAAAAATTTGTAAAGTTAATACAGATGAAGAACAAGATTTAGCAGTTAAATATGGAATTAGATCAATTCCTACAATTTTATTTATGAAAAATGGTGAAGTTGTAGATCAAATGGTTGGGGCATCTTCAAAACAAGCATTTACAGATAAAATTAACTCATTATTATAA
- a CDS encoding NlpC/P60 family protein produces MNIKNLLVISIYISLFFTGCSFKTSEEVVDMSSYLKNKNSIHSNASLQESNYQNYIKSKQLSKKHSKNNPFNEFTNNNYITKKSALNNELFDFYSKWEGVRYKLGGESKKGIDCSAFIQKAFKEKFDLEMPRTTLLQAKVGKEIKKNELEIGDLVFFKTGKSKHVGIYIDNGKFMHASTKIGVTISDLDNDYFSKNYWKAQRIID; encoded by the coding sequence ATGAATATTAAAAATTTATTAGTTATATCTATTTATATTTCCTTATTTTTTACAGGTTGTTCTTTCAAAACTAGTGAAGAAGTTGTAGATATGTCTTCATATCTAAAAAATAAAAATTCTATACATTCTAATGCTTCTCTTCAAGAAAGCAATTACCAGAATTACATAAAATCTAAACAATTATCAAAAAAACACTCTAAAAATAATCCTTTTAATGAATTTACTAATAACAACTACATAACAAAAAAATCGGCTTTAAACAATGAATTGTTTGATTTCTATTCTAAATGGGAAGGCGTAAGATATAAACTTGGAGGAGAATCTAAAAAAGGAATAGATTGCTCAGCTTTTATTCAAAAAGCATTTAAAGAAAAATTTGATTTAGAGATGCCAAGAACTACACTTTTACAAGCAAAAGTAGGAAAAGAAATAAAGAAAAATGAGCTTGAAATTGGAGATTTAGTATTTTTTAAAACTGGTAAAAGTAAACATGTTGGAATATACATTGATAATGGTAAATTTATGCATGCATCAACAAAAATTGGTGTTACAATTTCTGATTTAGATAATGACTATTTTAGTAAAAACTATTGGAAAGCTCAAAGAATTATAGATTAA
- a CDS encoding tellurium resistance protein TerC: MQILSRISGILIFSSFISTIYFYFFHKELLIISGVLAWIAFVLLFSSLKSKKIVVILLILSFVFFGVSFFNHYDINFIKVFTVNQYLLTLLIGVGFLRLIAIPKEEKNTNLPKGRQSFIKTYWSVHLFGSVINLSSLILVADKMYKKGALNSAQIVLLTRAFASDAYWSPFFVAFAAAITYAPKLDTSTILINGIFLAVITFFITYFEVIKNKKFNIDEFSGYPLSFDSLFLPIVLALLVLITNHFHPEIKVIILISSFSILMTLFILPTKKNLKESIKILKFHVLDELPKMKSELSLFLVAGMFGISVSSILIGLNLSLPFEVFDWQIASVLLLIFIILSFIGIHPIITIAIIGDFLSGVNHTLLAVTFLMAWSTTVSTSPFSGQNLTIVARYNCDAKEIFKLNLVYVIKMYFICILCLYILSKYLAL, from the coding sequence ATGCAAATATTATCAAGAATATCTGGAATATTGATTTTCTCTTCTTTTATATCTACAATTTATTTTTATTTTTTTCATAAAGAACTTTTAATAATCTCTGGAGTTTTAGCTTGGATTGCATTTGTTCTTTTATTTTCAAGTCTAAAAAGTAAAAAAATAGTTGTAATTTTATTGATTCTAAGTTTTGTATTTTTTGGTGTTAGTTTTTTTAATCATTATGATATAAACTTTATAAAAGTATTTACCGTAAATCAATATCTATTAACTCTTTTAATAGGAGTAGGTTTTTTAAGATTAATAGCAATACCCAAAGAAGAAAAAAATACAAACTTACCAAAAGGAAGACAATCTTTTATAAAAACTTATTGGAGTGTACATCTGTTTGGTTCGGTGATAAATTTGTCTTCATTAATTTTAGTTGCAGATAAAATGTATAAAAAAGGTGCTTTAAATAGTGCTCAAATAGTTCTTTTAACAAGAGCATTTGCAAGTGATGCTTATTGGTCACCATTTTTTGTAGCCTTTGCTGCTGCTATTACTTATGCTCCAAAATTAGATACATCAACAATTTTAATAAATGGAATTTTTTTAGCAGTTATTACTTTTTTTATTACATATTTTGAAGTGATAAAAAATAAAAAATTTAATATAGATGAATTTTCTGGGTATCCTTTATCTTTTGATTCATTATTTTTACCAATAGTTCTTGCTTTATTAGTTTTAATTACAAATCATTTTCATCCAGAAATAAAAGTAATTATTTTAATTTCATCTTTTTCAATCTTGATGACTTTATTTATTTTACCAACAAAAAAGAATTTAAAAGAATCAATAAAAATATTAAAATTTCATGTTTTAGATGAATTACCTAAAATGAAATCAGAGTTATCTCTTTTTTTAGTTGCTGGAATGTTTGGTATTTCAGTTAGTTCTATTTTAATTGGATTAAATTTATCTTTACCCTTTGAAGTTTTTGATTGGCAAATTGCATCAGTTTTACTTCTAATATTTATCATTTTATCTTTTATTGGAATACATCCAATTATTACAATAGCAATTATTGGAGATTTTTTAAGTGGAGTAAATCATACACTTTTAGCAGTAACATTTTTAATGGCATGGTCAACAACAGTTTCAACTTCACCTTTTTCAGGTCAAAATCTGACAATAGTTGCTAGATATAATTGTGATGCTAAAGAGATATTTAAATTAAATTTAGTCTATGTTATTAAGATGTATTTTATTTGTATATTATGTTTATATATTTTATCAAAATATTTAGCTTTGTAA